The genomic segment GCTTCCCGGCGAGGAGGTGCCGGACGGCGGCGACCTCGGATTCACCCGCCTGGAGGTCTTCGACGACTTCGACGCCGAGGCGGTCGACACCCGGGCGCTGGAACTGGCCGAGGAGTTCCGCGTCACCCACGTCGTCGCCCACCACGAGGCGGACGTGGACCGCGCCGCCCGGCTGCGGGAACGCCTCGGCCTCGACGGGGCGTGGACCGAGGACGTCCGGCCGTTCCGGGACAAGCTCCTGATGAAGCGGCTCGCCCGGCAGGCCGGTATCGAGGTCGCCCCGCACGTCCTGGCGCACACCGCCGACGAGGCGCGCGAGTTCGCGGGGCGGTACGGACTCCCGCTGGTGTGCAAGGAGCGGGCCGGTTACAACTCCGTGGGACTGCGTATCCTGCGGGACGAGGACGAGCTGGAGAGCTGCCTCGCCGACGTCTTCCCGGGCCCGCCGCGTGACGACGTACTGCTGGAGGCGTTCGTACCGGGCCGGATGTGCCACGTCGACGGTCTGGTGGTCGACGGCAGGACCGTGGCGGCCTGGCCCTCCCAGTACCAGTACGACCTGTCGTCGTTCGCGGCCGATCCGGGACCGCGCGTCGATCTGACGCTGGACCCGGACGATCCGCTCACGCCCCGGCTGCTGGACCTGGTCGACCGGGTCCTCACGGCGCTGAGACCGGAGGGGACCCGGCTCCGGGACCACGCCTTCCACGCGGAGGTCTTCCACACCCCGGACGGGCGGCTCGTGCTGTGCGAGATCGCCTGCCGGTCGGGCGGCGCCAAGATCCGGGAGGTGTTCCGGACGATGTTCGGCATCCACCTCGCGCAGTACGTGACCCGCGCGGAGGCCGGCATGCCGCTTCCCGGGTTCGAGGACGGCGTCGGCGACGGGCCCCCGCCGCGGCCCCGGTGCATGTCGGGACAGGTGCTGACGATGAAGCGGCCGGGCCTGGTGCGCGCGCTGCCCGAGATCCCCGACGACCCCTGGGTGGAGGGCTTCTGGCTCTTCGCCGAACCCGGCCAGGTGATCGCACCCGCCTCCGGTTCCGCGGACTTCCTGACCGCGGCGGTGGCCTCGGCCCCCACCCGGGCGGAGTGCGAACGGAGGCTGCGCGGACTCGGCGCACGGGTGCAGGCCGGTACGGAGATCGTGCCGGTCGGCGCCGAGGACGAGGGCGGGCCGGCCGACGCCGGTGCCGACGGCCCGCGGGCCGGTGCCGCCGACGAGGCGCGGACCGCCACGGAGATCGCGGTGACCTCGTGAAGAAGCCGTCCAAACAGGTCAGGTACATGATCGGGATGGTGGTCGACGCCACCGGAAGCGGTATGTACCTCCCGCTCTCCCTGCTGTACTTCCACTACGTCACCGGGCTGCCGATCACCAAGGTCGGCGTCATCATGACCTCGGCCGCGGTGGTCGGCCTGGTGAGCAACCCGGTCGCGGGGGTGCTCATCGACCGGTTCGGCGCCCGCACCGTCGTCGTCGGGGGGTACGTCCTGCGCGCCGCGGGATTCTGCGCCTACCCGTTCGTGGACAACGGGGTGTTCATGTTCGCCGTGGTGCTGCCGGTCGCGCTGGGGGACATGTCCTTCCCGCCCGCCATCCAGTCCTTCGTGGCCGAGATCGCGCGCGGCACCGACCGGGACAAGCTGCTCGCCGCCCAGCGCAGTCTGCGCAACGCCGGCATGGGGGTGGGCGGACTGCTCGCGGGCGCGGCACTGGCGCTGGGCAGCGACTCCGCGTACCACCTGATCGTGATCTGCGTGGCCGTCGGATACCTGGTGGCCGCCGCGCTCATCCGGACGATCCCCACCGACCGGGCCGCCCCGCCGGTCGGCGGCAGACCGTCCCGCAAGGGCGGCTACCTCCTGGTGGCCCGCAACCGTCCGTTCATGGCGCTGTCCCTGCTGAACGTCCCCACGGCCTTCGGGTACATGGTGCTCTCGGTGAGCCTCCCGGTGTACCTCACACAGGAGTTGGGCGCGTCCAGCTCCATGGTGGGTGTCCTGTACGCGGTCAACACGGTGGGTATCGCGCTGCTCCAGATCCCGGTGACCCGGGTGCTCGGCGGATACCGGAGGACGAGGGCCATGGCGCTGGGCGCGGCGGTCTTCGCCGCGTCCTTCGTGTTCTTCGCGGTGCTGGGCACCTTCCCGAAGGGGACCGCGGTGATCGTCGGTGTCTTCGCCGCCACGATGGCGTTCACCGCCGGGGAACTGCTGCACGGCGCCACGGCGTCCGCGCTGGTCGCGCAGACGGCCCCGGAGGAGACCCGGGGCCGGCACCTGGCGATCTACCAGCTCTCCTGGGCGGTCCCGATCGCCTTGGCGCCCGCGGTGCTGACCGCCCTGCTGTCGGTCTCCGCGATCGGTATGTGGCTGCTCCTCGCGGTCGGCGTGGCCGGTGCCGCGCTGGGCGTGCTCCGGCTGGAGCGGCGGCTCCCGGAGGCGGCGGTGCATCCGCGGCCGAGTGTGCGCCCGGCCGATGAGCAGCCGGCCGGGGAGCAGTCGGCCGGGGAGCAGCGCCCGGTGGGGACCTGACAGCGGGGCCGGGAACTCCGGAGGAGGGTTGACGAAGGGGCTTCGCGCCCCGGCGTGCGGACGGCCGGTTCCGTGGAACGGGCCGTCATGAGATGTGTCCAGCTCGAAGGCCGCCCGGCATCGCGTCGACGGCGGCGAGAACGCGGAGAGGTTGCGTGATCCCGATGGGGGTTTCCAGTTGGTTGGTGCTGGGTGGCGAGGACCCGGAGTACGCCCTTGCCGATGCGGCCGGGCAGAGTGGTCTGGTCAGTCAGTTGCGGCCGTTGATCGCCGAGCTGAGCAGCCCCGGTGACCTGGTGTTCGACCCGTTCGCCGGGTGGGGGACGACGCTGGTGGCGTGTGCGGCCGAGGGGCGGCGGGGGGTCGGACTGGAGATCAACGAGTCCCGTGCGGAGGAGGCCCGGCGGCGCGTGGCGGTCTATCCCGAGCAGCGGATGCTCTGCGGGGACGCCCGCAAGCCGCCGCTGGACCCGGACTCGGTGGACCTGGTGCTGTGTGATCTCCCCTATTTCGGCACGGATCTGGACGTCGAGGCCGAGGGCACGGGCCAGATGTACGCGCTGCGCGACTACGACGACTACCTGACGGCGCTCGACGAGGTGTTCGGAGCCGTCGCCGACGTGATGCGACCGGGCGCGTACGCCGTGATCGCCGTGCAGAACCGTCGGACAGGGGGTTCGTTCGTGCCGCTCGCCTGGGACGCCTCCCGTGTGCTCGGCCGTCATCTGACACTGGGCGACGAGCGCGTCCACCTCTACGACCGGCCGGTGGGCGGCGACGATCCGATGCTGTCGAACCGCTCGCACGAGTACCTGTTGACGGCGGTGAAGCCCACCGCTTGACGGGCGCCGTCGCCGGAACCGGCCGGGCCCGTAGGCCGGGCCGGCTCCGGCGGGTCCGCCGGGCCTGCGTCCGGCCGGCCTACCCGCGTCCGCCGCCTCCGCCGTGGTGGAAGCGGCGGACGTGCCTGACGGACTCGACGGGTCGGCCCGGCCGGCGGTGTTCAGGCGGAGCCGGGGCCGGCGAAGCGCGCGGCGACACGTACCACGATGTCGTTGGCCTCCGGTTCGCCGATGGTGACCCGGGCGCCTTCTCCGGGGAACGCCCGGACCCGTACGCCCGCGTTCTCGCAGGCGGCCGCGAAGTCCTCGGTGGCCGTGCCCAGCGGCAGCCACACGAAGTTGGCCTGCGAGGGCGGGAAGTCGAGCCCGGCCTCGCGCAGTGCGTCCTGCACCCGGTCCCGTTCCTTGACCAACTCCTCCACTCGCTCCAGGAGTTCGGACTCGGCCGCCAGTGACGCCACGGCCGCGCTCTGTGCCATGGCGCTGACGCCGAACGGAACGGCCGACCTTCGGACACCGGCCGCCACCGGTTCGTGGCAGACCGCGAAGCCGACCCGCAGCCCCGCCAGTCCGTACGCCTTGGAGAAGGTGCGCAACACGATCACCCGCGGCCGGTCACGGTAGAGCGCGATGCCGTCCGGAACGGCCCGCGCGTCACGCACGAACTCCCGGTACGCCTCGTCGAGGACGACCAGCACATGGGCCGGGAGCCGGTCCAGGAAGCGTTCCAGCTCCGCCTGATCGACGACGGTCCCGGTGGGGTTGTTGGGGGTGCAGACGAACAGGAGCCTGGTCCGGTCGGT from the Streptomyces sp. AM 4-1-1 genome contains:
- a CDS encoding MFS transporter, yielding MKKPSKQVRYMIGMVVDATGSGMYLPLSLLYFHYVTGLPITKVGVIMTSAAVVGLVSNPVAGVLIDRFGARTVVVGGYVLRAAGFCAYPFVDNGVFMFAVVLPVALGDMSFPPAIQSFVAEIARGTDRDKLLAAQRSLRNAGMGVGGLLAGAALALGSDSAYHLIVICVAVGYLVAAALIRTIPTDRAAPPVGGRPSRKGGYLLVARNRPFMALSLLNVPTAFGYMVLSVSLPVYLTQELGASSSMVGVLYAVNTVGIALLQIPVTRVLGGYRRTRAMALGAAVFAASFVFFAVLGTFPKGTAVIVGVFAATMAFTAGELLHGATASALVAQTAPEETRGRHLAIYQLSWAVPIALAPAVLTALLSVSAIGMWLLLAVGVAGAALGVLRLERRLPEAAVHPRPSVRPADEQPAGEQSAGEQRPVGT
- a CDS encoding histidinol-phosphate transaminase; this encodes MLAPKRASTGFRWRAPGVGRCRVPPFSLAANENPHPPLPSVRELLRDEGGRINRYPDRSVTELTEALSAHLSVPAAHLAVGAGSVGVTAHLLHSVLGQEGGEVVYAWPSFEAYPHLTDLYGGTAVEVPLRADHSHDLDAMARAVTDRTRLLFVCTPNNPTGTVVDQAELERFLDRLPAHVLVVLDEAYREFVRDARAVPDGIALYRDRPRVIVLRTFSKAYGLAGLRVGFAVCHEPVAAGVRRSAVPFGVSAMAQSAAVASLAAESELLERVEELVKERDRVQDALREAGLDFPPSQANFVWLPLGTATEDFAAACENAGVRVRAFPGEGARVTIGEPEANDIVVRVAARFAGPGSA
- a CDS encoding DNA methyltransferase gives rise to the protein MGVSSWLVLGGEDPEYALADAAGQSGLVSQLRPLIAELSSPGDLVFDPFAGWGTTLVACAAEGRRGVGLEINESRAEEARRRVAVYPEQRMLCGDARKPPLDPDSVDLVLCDLPYFGTDLDVEAEGTGQMYALRDYDDYLTALDEVFGAVADVMRPGAYAVIAVQNRRTGGSFVPLAWDASRVLGRHLTLGDERVHLYDRPVGGDDPMLSNRSHEYLLTAVKPTA
- a CDS encoding ATP-grasp domain-containing protein, yielding MSVLILHRNPFRPFPYQEWLTGRTGDVVVLAARDKLGLPGEEVPDGGDLGFTRLEVFDDFDAEAVDTRALELAEEFRVTHVVAHHEADVDRAARLRERLGLDGAWTEDVRPFRDKLLMKRLARQAGIEVAPHVLAHTADEAREFAGRYGLPLVCKERAGYNSVGLRILRDEDELESCLADVFPGPPRDDVLLEAFVPGRMCHVDGLVVDGRTVAAWPSQYQYDLSSFAADPGPRVDLTLDPDDPLTPRLLDLVDRVLTALRPEGTRLRDHAFHAEVFHTPDGRLVLCEIACRSGGAKIREVFRTMFGIHLAQYVTRAEAGMPLPGFEDGVGDGPPPRPRCMSGQVLTMKRPGLVRALPEIPDDPWVEGFWLFAEPGQVIAPASGSADFLTAAVASAPTRAECERRLRGLGARVQAGTEIVPVGAEDEGGPADAGADGPRAGAADEARTATEIAVTS